GCACAGGACTCTTACAACTCGGCGAGGAAGGTGCGATTCAAGTGTTTCGCCCCATGAGTGGCGGCACGATGCTCTTGGGCGCTTTTGGGCAATTGCAGTTCGAGGTAGTGGCACATCGCTTGCAATCCGAATATGGCGCTGAGGTGAGGCTATTACCCGCGCGCTACACCATGGCAAGGTGGGTAACTTCCGAGGATCCGGTCGCGCTCAAGAAGTTCATTACCGAGAACAGTCACCGTATGGCTGAAGATGTGGTGGGCGCCTCGGTCTTCTTAGCGGCTCACAAGTCCGAACTCGATGTTGCGCAGCAACGCTGGGAACAAATTGAGTTTCATGCTCTTCGTGAGCATGCAGGACTCATTTATCAGACTGAGATGTAAGCATTAAATCTACGCATTAAAACAATCCGTCAGTCGTTCAGTAGGCTTAGTTTTGGCTTAGTCTAGGCTTAGTTGGTTTTTTTGGGTCCCCCAAGGATCTCTGGGTACTGTAGCTTATAACGATAAATGGCTAGTCGTAGACTAACCAAGAAGATAAATGTCAACCCCACAGTCAGCACAACCGGTATTGGGCTTGATTCATAGTAATTGGCGATAAAGAGTCCCCCAGTGAGTACCAAACCACCTACTACTGCCGCTTCCTCATAAATCACTCCTTTAAAGGTATGCGGCTCTTGATTGACCAACACATCTCGCAAGACTCCCCCGCCAGCGCAGGAGAGCGCTGCACAAATCGGTGCCCAAAACCAAGCCATTCCTGCAGCAAGAGCCAGCATCGCACCCAAGGTGGCTAAACCGGCAAAGCCAATCACGTCGGTGTATTTTTTAACAGTCTTGAATGTCTCGGTATGATGAAAATCACGATAACGCAATCCAATGAGACTAGCAGTAAGAACAATCAGTAAAATACCGGTGGGGAAGACGACGTCTCGCACGTAAAAGAAATCTAAGCGCTCACCCCCAATAATGATGTCTCTTAAGGTTCCACCGCCAAGGCCCGAAAGGAAGGCCAACACCAACCGCCCCCACAGATCGTAGTTGCGGTTCATACCTTCTAAGGTTCCCGATAGGGCAAAAGTAAATGCGGATAAATAAATGAGTAACTTAAACCAAGTGGACTTCACAATCTCTGTGACATAAAAGCGAGTCGCCTCCGTGAGCGGTAGTTTTCGGCCGTCTTCTTTTTGTACTTGATTCCATATTTGATGCGTCCACAGTGAACGAGGATCTAAATCCGAATTTTTAGACACAGCACTTAAGCGACGCACACTCTTATCAAAATAGGCGAGGTTAAATAAGCCAAACTGTTTGTTCTCTTTGGGAATTAAATCTAATACCACTTGTAACATGTGCAACTGTTGGGCAGGATCCAAATGGGGAGCAATTTTTTGCACCGATTGGGCGGCAAGCGTTGGGGCGATGCGGGCTTCAGACCACCCCTTGCGTAGTGCCCGAATTAGACGAACCATTTGCTCTCGAAAGATGGGGTCTTCGAGGCGGTCGCTCATCACATATAAACCGTCTTCAATATTAGTGGTGCCATATTTTTGAGGATCCACCACCACCAAATCTGCACTTGGTATGCCAGAGTGCAAAATTTTCCAATACTCGTTGTAGGACATGGCAGTCGCACACGCCACATTCCCATCAATTAAA
This DNA window, taken from Polynucleobacter sp. HIN5, encodes the following:
- a CDS encoding ABC transporter substrate-binding protein, yielding MIWLRLILSTVLLNAGICWAQPNTTASIRLQLAWSHQSQFAGVYVAQIRKHFENEGLDVITFPGGSGINPLLELQNGNADVAISWFNNAFELSKPGQRITNIAQLFSGSALNIICRISAGVYVPKDVQGKRIGVWGVGDQEILYELLDQLSIPRNSVEVVMQRSNGEDLIDGNVACATAMSYNEYWKILHSGIPSADLVVVDPQKYGTTNIEDGLYVMSDRLEDPIFREQMVRLIRALRKGWSEARIAPTLAAQSVQKIAPHLDPAQQLHMLQVVLDLIPKENKQFGLFNLAYFDKSVRRLSAVSKNSDLDPRSLWTHQIWNQVQKEDGRKLPLTEATRFYVTEIVKSTWFKLLIYLSAFTFALSGTLEGMNRNYDLWGRLVLAFLSGLGGGTLRDIIIGGERLDFFYVRDVVFPTGILLIVLTASLIGLRYRDFHHTETFKTVKKYTDVIGFAGLATLGAMLALAAGMAWFWAPICAALSCAGGGVLRDVLVNQEPHTFKGVIYEEAAVVGGLVLTGGLFIANYYESSPIPVVLTVGLTFIFLVSLRLAIYRYKLQYPEILGGPKKTN